The following is a genomic window from Aquila chrysaetos chrysaetos chromosome 2, bAquChr1.4, whole genome shotgun sequence.
caggggacagggatgctcGTGCAGCCCCGGGGAAGCCCGTCCCCTCGGGGCGCGCGGTGGCTTACGGTTGTACATGGTGACGATGTGCAGGCAGTTCAGCAGCTGCCGCTTGTACTCGTGGATCCTCTTCACGTGCACGTCGAACATGGAGGAAGGGTTGATCTTCACCTTGTACTCCTTCTCCAGGTACAGCGCGAACTTCACCTTGTTCTCCTgggccagggcagggagcaCGTCAGCCCCCCCCAAGCCCGCGTTCCCCCCGCCGCACCGCCATGCCCGCACCCCTCACCTGCTTCACTTTGGCCACCTCCCGGATGAAGAGGTCGTCGTCCGCAAACTCGTGCAGCTTCGTCAGCTGGCTCAGGTCCCGCACGTAGTCCTCCCCGATTTTCTGGAAGAGGAACGCAGGCGCGCGCTGACCGCGGGCGGCCGCCTTCAGCCGGCACGCTGCTCCCGCCCGGCAAAGCCAACGGCGCTTGGAAagcgggagcggggggggacTGGGGTGAGACGCGAACAGAGCTTGGCCATTTAAAAGATGTAAAACGGCTGAGGTTGGAGTGGCATTCCCCGGGGACAGCGTTCCTGGGGTCGGGAAGGGCCGGGGGGGCCAGCGCGCTCCCCCCACCAACGCCGTTACCTCTGCGATGAGCTCCGCCAGCCCGGGGTTGCAGAGCAGGAGCCAGCGCCGCGGGGTGATGCCGTTGGTCTTGTTCTGAAACTTCTCCGGCTCCAGCGCCGCGAAGTCTTTGAAGCTGAGAGGACGAGGAGGGGACAGCTTGAGGCTCACCCACCTGGTACCACCACCATTTCCAAGCCGAGGGTGGTCCACCACCCCCTCCGTCCCCGCGCTTACACTTGAGTCCTGACTATTTCGGAGTGGATCTTCGCCACGCCGTTGACGGCATGGGAGCCGACGATGCAGAGATGGGCCATGTTGATCCTCTTGGTGCCTCCCTCCTCTATCAGGGACATCCTCCGCAGCCGGTCCACGTCGTTAGGGAAGAGGGACGCGATGTGCTGCCGGTGGAGGTGGGAATGGTGCCGACGTTTAGGGATGTCCCACCCGATGGCTCCCAAAGAGGGGGCCGCAGCGATGTCCCCGGTGCATTCAACACCAGCCAGAGCGGTGGCTTTTTACTCCAGAGTGACGGTGCAAACCCCCTCCAAGGGATGCCCTTCCCCAGCACGGATCTCTCTGGACAGAAGGACCCCCCAAGCCCCCACGGAGAGGGGCTTGTGGGCACATGCTTGGCCAGCTTCGTGCTGCCAGACCAGGAGGCCAAACCACCATCACCTTTGTACCCCCAACCTCATCCTTCTCCAGGATGAATTTAGCATTTAGGGAGCAAAGAAGTGCCAACAGGTAAGTCGGTAAGCAATGGCTGAAGTCTTTAAAATAGCCACTAACTGTGGGATGCCAACAGACCGGTGGAAAGGGCTTTTCTTTACACACCAACCTCCCAAAATAGCAGCCAGAACCACCCGGCCACACGCCCAACATCCTCGGTTTGTGCGTTCCCCTAATCCCAACAGCACAACGCTTGCCACCCCCGTCCCCCTCTCCGGAGAGGGCTCCTGCGCCGTCCCAAGGCACTTACATCCAGGTGTCTCTGGTTGATCTCGTAGATGATCTGCAGGTGTCTGGGGAGCAGCTTCTCCACCAGGTCCACCGGCCAGCGCTCCAGGGCTTCGGGGAGCACCGTGTGGTTGGTGTAGGCGAAAGTCCGCTTGGTGATGTCCCAGGCCTGCCGCGGGGAGAGCCGGTGTTGAGCGGCGAGGGTGGAGGCAGCCCCGGGTGGGTGCCAGCACCCACGCATGGTCCTCCCGCAGCGGCCGGCAGCATGGCCAAACCGGCTCCTTCAAGTCCATATACCGGTTAAACCCAACCAGCAGCCACCCaggccaccagcagcagcaaaactggtTCCCCAGCTCCTCCGCTGTGGGTGGGCGGGAGGGTGGGCGCAAGCGGAGGGCACCCATGGGGCCAGGTCGGGTCTCCCTACCTTATTCCACGGCAGCTTCTCGATGTCCACGAAAATCCTCATCAGCTCAGGGATGGCCATGGCAGGGTGCGTGTCATTCAGCTGGATGGCAACctgtggggagggcaggggtggCACGTGGGGACACGTGGGGGACACGTGGGCACCCCACTGCGCGAGCCAGCCAGGCACCCATGGGGGGGTCCCCAaaacccctccagccctgggtgTGCATCTGGGAGGCGTCGAAACGAGCTCCAAGGCACATGTCAGAGCAACCCTGGCTCGTACCTGGTCGGGGAAGGAATCAAACACGGTTCGGACACTCTCCGTGCTCCCGAATTTGGACGCTTTGAAGCGCCGGATGATGTCGTGCAGCGTGGCCGCCACCACGAAGTACTCCTGCTTCAGCCGCAGCTCCTTCCCCTCGAAGAACTGCGAGCAGAGGAGCGGGAGGATTGCAATGCGCTGCAGGATTGCACCGCGCTGCAGGATTGCACCCCGCTGCCCAGGCACGCCTGTGCCAGAGGAGCTGTGCCTTGCCGGGGCTCCCTGCCGCCGCACGGCCCGGCGGGACCCCCCAGTGCCTCCCCCAGTGACGGTTTCGCCAGCAGCTCAACCCCCGACATCTTCTCACTTCCCAGCTTTCAGCACAGGGGTTTTGAGATGTGCTGCTACAAACAGAGATTTAAATCCCCCCTCCGCCCCGAGCACTGCGGAAAACTGTTCTCCCCAGTGCCCTGGTTTGAAAATTTTGGCCGCAAAAAAAGATACTGGGGCGATGGGAAGGAAAGGCACAGGGGCTGTATTAGCTATGTctaagacaaaaatgaaaaccaccATTCACGCAGCATAAAACACCAACCCGCTGGTCTGCGAGAGAGGATCTGCAAGCTCACCACTGGAGCTGTggtgctcccagctctgctcaccAGGCTGGGGTAGGATTAAATGGGAAAAGAACCTATCAGGGCCTGCCCAAAACAGGCTGCAGGGCAAGGAGAGCCACCCTTCAttgccctcccctgccccgcAGCTTGTTTTGTGGCCAGGGAAGGGCTGTACATCCCATCGCGCCTCCGCGCCAGCCAGCGTGCAGCGCTGCAAGAACACCCGCAGCAAGAGGTTGGGATGCAAAGGGCAATTTGAGGCACAATCTCCGGTCCTGGGCTGCAAGGGACGGGCAGGAAAATGCCAGCAGTGTTCATCAGTTTGCCTTCATGTTCGATTTTGAAACTCGAGGaacatttctgcagcaggacGTGCTCATTCCTACTCCCTCCCCTTTACCGCACTGAGCATGGATTTGCCCAGGGAACGGACTCGACTCTGCTGCAGCCCCGGGCAGCGCTGGCGAGAGGCAGCAATCCCCATCCAAGCGCTACAGGCGGCTTGAAACACGCCTAAAACACCTCTGCAGAGTCCCGGCGAGAGGGGCTGCTCCGCAATCTTTAGCCGTCCCTAAAAGAGAGACACCCCTCCATCCCGACTTACGTTGTCGTTGGGGTAGAGGACACGGGATATGTTCTCCGCCAGGTTTCTGTCCAGCACGGCCTGGATGTAGTCTCCGACGTTgactggggaagagaaaagggataAGGAGGGCGCGGGACCCCCCCTGCGCCCCGTCCCGCGTGGCACCCCGCCGGCACCCACTTACAGTCCCGCAGGTTGAAGTCGTTGGGTGCCCGAGCCGACCAGAGCCGCATCGTGTTGACCGTGTTGTTGCGGTACCCGGGCACCGGCGTGTCGTAGGGCAGCGCCAGCACCACCTAAGACATCGGCAGGGCAGCCGGAGCCGGGCTGCGTCCCCGCCTGGCGTCCCCCCACGTAACCCCTGCCCCACCGGAGCCCTCCCACCCCACGGACCCTCCCGGAGAGGAGCGAGCTCAGGGTCGCATCCACCTTCTCGGGGTTGCACGCGTGGGGACGTGCCTGGTATCCCCAGTGCCTGCCCCGGGGATACCCCGGCTTTTCCGCGTCTGCCCGGCGGCTGGTGTTTGCCAGAAGCGCTCAGGGGACGGAGAGAGGCTTGCGAGCGTCAGGAGAAGCTTAATTTAAGCCGTCGTGCCGGGCTGTGCATTGCACGCAGGCCTGCCGGAGGTGCTTTTGGGTATTTCGGAGGTCGGCTGCAGATGTGGAGCAGCAAAAACCTGTCCCCATCCCTACGTCCAGCTGCGCCCCAGCCCCGTACCTGGGTGTCAACCCACTTGGCGCCGGCGGCAGCGTGTTCCACCCGGCCGTAGAAGTGCACGGGCAGCATGTACTCGGGACGGGCTTTCTCCCAGGGATTGCCGTGCCGGAGCCAGTCGTCGGCTTCTTCCACCTGCCAAAGGGAGCGAGAGCGGTGACGGGGCCACCCAGCCCCGGGGACCTCCCCGGGTTGTGTCACATCGGAGGATGGCCGGGAAAGGCTCCGGCTGCTCGTGGCAAACGGGATGCTTTGGAGTCTGCCCGCCCTAAGCCCAGATTTTGGTGCCGGAGGGCGAGCCCGGAGGCAGGGCTCTGCACAGACCACCCTGAACCCCAGggtctccctgctgcaggggtgacggatggggatgaggaggtGGGGGTGAAAGCAACATTTCCCTTAGCGCACCGCTAACACCATCATGCTGCGACCGAGACGGCATTAGCCCTCTTAATTGGAGTTTCCATCTCAGCCTGCAGGCTGGCTAACGAAGCGGGCTCGTTCCCTAGCCCGGCAGGGCTGTTACGGGGAGAGCCCGGGTTAGACATCGCCTTTGGCACGGCCGGGTCAGAGCTCTGGGCGGCAGGCGCGACGTGTGAGGGTCAGAGGAGATGAGCCCTGTTAGGACGCAGCAGGCAGGGAATCGCTAGCTCACAGCGCCGAGGGGGAAAGGCATCCACTTGCCGGCTGTAGAAACACCTTTTTGGAGATGCTCAGAAGGTCCCTCCAGCTATCCGGGGTTGCCTTCCACCAGGGGTTTTGCTGATACTCACGATGTTTTCCATTGCATTTCCAAACCAGCCTCTCCCACCCTTTGATGCTTTAACCCAAGCATTGAGCAGCAGAGCCGGGCTGGGGGGCTGGATCTGGCCTCCCCCAGACCTCCCCACACCATCCCTGTACCACCTCAGCGAAACCATCCCCACCCCGCGAGGAGCAGGGACATGACATCTCCATCCTCGCCTGCTCCACGTGGCCACGGAGAGGTGGAAGCACTGAGCTCTCTGCTCCTACAACAGCCCCAGAAAGGGGTCCCGCTCCCGGCGAGGATACGGCTCACGTCCCCGCTACGTGGGCAGGCATCTGCCACAAGCCCGGCTCGGGAGGAAAGGTTGTCACGCTGATGACTCGCAGCTTTTTGCTAATTAGCGGGGCGTCCTGCGAGGCAGATCCGCTCCCCTCCGTGCCGCTGCACCGAGCCGCTAACGGGCTTGACCGGGAACCGTGACACCGGACTGATCCCCAGCCCCACGCGCGCCAGAGCCAGCCGGGATGAAAGACGAGCTTCCCTGCCGCAGGGAGGGATGCTATGTGCTTGCACCGGTTTAAGAAGTTAAACTTGTTCGAGAAAACATCTGACAAGTTTTAAACATCACAGCACCAACCCTGGCTCCAGCAGTCTCCAAGCAAAGGGAGAGCGTCTGTACACCCCGATCTTGGCCTGATCTGAGGGGGAGGACGGACTCGGGGCTTCGGCTGTGCCGGGGGAAGGCGAGAGCTGCTCGCCTCTGTCCGTACCTGCCAGCCGTCCCGGATCTTCTGGTTGAAGATGCCGAACTCGTAGCGGATGCCGTAGCCGTAGGCGGCCAGACCCAGCGTGGCCATCGAGTCGAGGAAGCAGGCtgccagggagagaggaaagcagggagcTGCGCTTCCCCGGGGACCCAGGACCCTCGGGGAGACAGCGGGTCCTTCTCCCCATGGGGAGACAGCAGGTCCTTCTCCCCACGGACAGCCGACGGCAGCATGGGAGCAGCCGCCCCGCAGGGACACGAGCCGGGGCCAGCAGCCGCTGCCGCTCGCTCGCCGGCCACCCACCACCTCTCGCCCTGTGCTGGAAAGGCTGGAGCAATAAATCCCTCCGGGTTTAGGTACCCCACCCCTTGCAGCAGATGCAAAACCCCTGGGGCCGTACCCCACCACCCAGGCGACGAGACCATTCGGGGGGGCTCACTCACCAGCAAGCCTGCCGAGACCGCCGTTGCCGAGACCGGCATCCTCCTCGAtctcctgcagctcttccaTGTCCAGCCCGAGCTACAGCCGAGAAGGAGAAGGCGATGGGGCTGGAGACTCTCAGAGTGCCCAGCCCCGCGGAGATGGAGGCACTGCTGGCACGCACCCCTTGCAGGTGGGCTCCGGGAAGGGTGGAAAAGGCACCCGACCCCGCAAGACCCATCCCCGCAGGTGGGACACTGCGATTTGCACCCAaagcagcccctctccccctccgCTGCTGCCCCACGCCACGGCAGGGACCGGCTCTGGTGTTTCAAGTCACTCCGCCAGCCTTTACAAGGGACGCACGCGCCCTCGACCTCGCCGTGGACAAGctcctgggggtggggggcacccacccaTAACCAGGGCGCTGCTCCCGTGGTCCCAGATATTTCAGGCCAGTCTCCCGGGGCTCGTTCCCTCTCTCCACgtcccagccccagggctgcagccccgCAGGGGCAGGTACCGTGttcctgctcccccagcacccccatcCTCCTGGGGCAGGCACCCGGGTGCCCGTCCCCCTGCCTCCAGGCATCACCCTTTAACAGAGACACCCAGAGAAGCAGCTACACCACTTTTACAAGGAAATTTAAAGTTTCCAGCCTGGGATGCTGTGGGAGGAAGAGGTTTTGCCTATGCAAAGCTCCTCGGGCAGCTCAGCGGGAAATAAGACGGTGCCTTGTCAGGGCTGAGCCACCTTTTCCCATGGAAAATCCCTTAGTCCGATGTCCCCCCAGTGTCCCACGGTCACAGCAAGCGGGGATGGCCCCAGTCCCGTCGTGACCCACGTGGGAGGGCCGGACCCTGCACCGCTCCCACGTAAGCGGGCAGCACCTTCTCCCAAACCGGACAGGCACAGACAAGTCCGGGAGCACCAGCACCGGTCGCGGCCTCGCCGGTGTTTTGTGGCACTAGGCTGCACAGCTCTGAATTTCATCGGCAGCCCTGAATGCccagaagtattttaagaagTGATTTGTATTAtaccaaacattttattttagaaacgTTTGGCATTCATGTCCGGGGAGCTCAGCGTATGCAGTAAGGAGGATTTCCCTCACAGCTTTACCTGCCATCGCTGCAAAGAGGATGATTTCCAAATAACCTCGCACCTTCTGCTTCCCCAGGCTACCACCACGCAGCATCCCAGGCTCTTCCCCTCCACCCTCACCCCCAGCCAAGCTGCCCTCCTCATTGCAAGGTCAACAGactaaaaaaatacaacccccccccccccctaaaaaTAAGTTCCTCGCCTTCGAACGCATTTGCTCGAAAGCTGCTCTGGCTGTTGTGCAACCACCCGAGCCACATACGACGGCGTACATGCAAGTGGTGCAAGAGCAAGGTGGGGGCAAAAGGAGCCACCCAAAAACCTTCGACAACCCGATTGCCACGCGGTACCAGCGCCAGGCCAGGGTTGAGTTAGGCCAAGGTTTTATTCCCCTCTGCCATTGCTTATAGTTATTACCAGCCTCATATATACAACCGTGAGTTTCCTCAGGTATCGCCTGCGGCTCAAGGAGCGGTTTGCAGCACGGTTTGGTAAAACACGGGGATACGGAGAGCACCGAGCCCTCCCGGTCCGGGTCCGCGCCGACCCCTGCGATGCTCACCTGGTAGATGGCTTCGTCGCAGGCGTTTCTGCAGCCCCAGGTTGACCATCGTGTTCTGCAGCGTCCGCCCCATGTAAAACTCCAGGGAGAGGTAGTAAAtcctctgaaagagaaaaccacCTGCCGGTCACCTTCCCCGGGGCCGGAGGAGGCTCCTCTGGACCCCAGAAGCTGCTATCGGCTGTTATCTcgaagcaagaggaaaaaaaacccgacTCTCAACAGAGCAGGGTGGTTTGCACTGGGAATTTGAGGGCTGGAGCTCCTCGGGGGCCCCGAGGCGGCCgtgccctgcagccccttaTCTCCTGCCGCTGCTATTTCCCAAGCTGGGAAGAG
Proteins encoded in this region:
- the PYGL gene encoding LOW QUALITY PROTEIN: glycogen phosphorylase, liver form (The sequence of the model RefSeq protein was modified relative to this genomic sequence to represent the inferred CDS: deleted 1 base in 1 codon), which produces MSRPLSDQERRKQISIRGIVGAESVAELKRSFNRHLHFTLVKDRNVATPRDYYQALAHAVRDHLVGRWLRTQQYYYEKDPKRIYYLSLEFYMGRTLQNTMVNLGLQNACDEAIYQLGLDMEELQEIEEDAGLGNGGLGRLAACFLDSMATLGLAAYGYGIRYEFGIFNQKIRDGWQVEEADDWLRHGNPWEKARPEYMLPVHFYGRVEHAAAGAKWVDTQVVLALPYDTPVPGYRNNTVNTMRLWSARAPNDFNLRDFNVGDYIQAVLDRNLAENISRVLYPNDNFFEGKELRLKQEYFVVAATLHDIIRRFKASKFGSTESVRTVFDSFPDQVAIQLNDTHPAMAIPELMRIFVDIEKLPWNKAWDITKRTFAYTNHTVLPEALERWPVDLVEKLLPRHLQIIYEINQRHLDHIASLFPNDVDRLRRMSLIEEGGTKRINMAHLCIVGSHAVNGVAKIHSEIVRTQVFKDFAALEPEKFQNKTNGITPRRWLLLCNPGLAELIAEKIGEDYVRDLSQLTKLHEFADDDLFIREVAKVKQENKVKFALYLEKEYKVKINPSSMFDVHVKRIHEYKRQLLNCLHIVTMYNRIRRDPAKLFVPRTVIIGGKAAPGYHMAKMIIKLINTVAQVVNNDPVVGSKLKVIFLENYRVSLAEKVIPATDLSEQISTAGTEASGTGNMKFMLNGALTIGTMDGANVEMAEEAGEENLFIFGMRVEDVTELDREGYNAQEYYDRLPELKQAIDQIKSGFFSPKEPDLFKDVVNMLFHHDRFKVFADYEAYVKCQEKVSELYLNSKAWTKMVIRNIAAAGKFSSDRTIKEYARDIWHVEPSDLKIPPPNEPRDAAEDKTLNGTAA